One window of the Paenibacillus beijingensis genome contains the following:
- a CDS encoding sugar phosphate isomerase/epimerase family protein codes for MKPALSIWSCHKYLYDGTWNNEDFIAFAAEAGAEGVELLNMFWKNDDELDRVKEALERNGLKLACFGAGNNFAEPDEVKRRQQVDDIRTAVDRAAALGASVVRVFAGDRKEGVSYDDAKLWIAEGLKEAAAYAEAKGIALCLENHGVFAGKAHQVLEIIQQVDSPALRSTFDMGNFLLVDDNPSEAIVKLLPYLSHVHVKDFVKVPENYEGLAFKALNGERFAGKVPGEGSVDIGYVFDQLQLSGYEDWLTVEYEGDEDQQLGSRRALLKVRELAGGQTTESRK; via the coding sequence ATGAAACCGGCACTGAGCATATGGAGTTGCCACAAATATTTGTATGATGGAACATGGAACAATGAGGATTTCATCGCTTTTGCCGCCGAAGCCGGAGCTGAAGGCGTCGAGCTGCTTAATATGTTTTGGAAAAATGATGATGAACTGGACCGAGTCAAGGAAGCTTTGGAACGCAACGGACTGAAGCTGGCCTGCTTCGGAGCGGGGAATAACTTTGCAGAGCCTGATGAAGTCAAACGCCGGCAGCAGGTGGACGACATCCGCACCGCCGTCGATCGTGCCGCCGCGCTCGGCGCGAGTGTCGTCCGCGTCTTTGCCGGAGACCGTAAAGAAGGCGTCTCGTACGACGACGCCAAATTATGGATTGCGGAAGGATTGAAGGAAGCGGCAGCTTACGCGGAAGCGAAAGGAATTGCGCTTTGCCTGGAAAATCACGGCGTGTTTGCAGGCAAGGCGCACCAGGTGCTGGAAATCATTCAGCAGGTGGACTCCCCCGCCCTGCGCAGCACGTTCGATATGGGCAACTTCCTGCTTGTCGATGACAATCCGTCGGAAGCGATCGTCAAGCTGCTCCCTTATCTGTCGCATGTGCATGTGAAAGATTTCGTGAAAGTGCCGGAAAATTATGAAGGCTTGGCGTTCAAGGCGCTTAACGGGGAGCGGTTTGCCGGCAAAGTACCCGGCGAAGGCTCGGTTGATATCGGGTACGTGTTCGATCAGCTGCAGCTCTCCGGCTACGAAGACTGGCTTACCGTTGAATATGAAGGCGACGAAGACCAGCAGCTCGGTTCGCGCCGCGCCCTGCTTAAGGTGCGCGAGCTTGCGGGCGGGCAAACGACCGAAAGCCGCAAATAA
- a CDS encoding Gfo/Idh/MocA family protein, whose translation MSQLKVGVIGAGSISGAHLGAYAANPDIELVAICDLNEQRAQETSAKYGIPNVYTDYRELLASSDAEAVSVCTWNNTHAEISIAALEAGKHVLCEKPLCKTVEEALRVQDAVRRSGKLLQVGVVRRYASNTDVVRRFVDAGELGDIYYAKASCLRRLGNPGGWFSDRERSGGGPLIDLGVHIIDACWYLMGRPKVKSVSGNTYRKLGNRSNIQNLSFYKAADYDAERNDVEDLANALIRFENGASLFVDVSFTLHAKQDSISVQLFGDKGGAELEPELRIVTERHDTIMNITPQVDHLSFDFVQAFGREIAHFADSCRGLKETLSPVEDGVELIKMLTAIYESAAIGKEIHF comes from the coding sequence ATGAGTCAATTGAAAGTCGGAGTGATCGGCGCAGGTTCCATATCGGGTGCGCATCTGGGAGCTTATGCGGCCAACCCGGACATTGAGCTGGTAGCAATATGCGACCTGAACGAGCAGCGGGCGCAGGAAACGTCGGCCAAATACGGCATTCCGAACGTGTACACCGATTACCGCGAGCTGCTTGCAAGCTCCGATGCCGAGGCCGTCAGCGTTTGTACTTGGAACAACACGCACGCCGAGATCAGCATCGCAGCCCTTGAAGCGGGCAAACATGTGCTGTGCGAAAAACCGCTTTGCAAAACGGTCGAGGAAGCGCTGCGCGTGCAGGACGCCGTCCGCCGTTCCGGCAAGCTGCTTCAAGTCGGCGTTGTACGGCGGTACGCCTCCAACACGGATGTCGTACGCCGGTTTGTGGACGCGGGTGAGCTGGGCGACATTTATTATGCAAAGGCGAGCTGCCTGCGGCGGCTCGGCAATCCGGGCGGCTGGTTCTCCGACCGCGAACGGTCCGGAGGCGGTCCGCTGATCGATCTCGGCGTTCATATCATTGACGCGTGCTGGTATTTGATGGGTCGTCCGAAAGTAAAAAGCGTGAGCGGCAATACATACCGCAAGCTGGGCAACCGCTCCAACATCCAAAACTTATCGTTTTACAAAGCAGCCGATTACGACGCCGAGCGCAATGACGTGGAAGATTTGGCCAATGCGCTCATCCGCTTCGAAAACGGGGCGTCGCTGTTTGTGGATGTCAGTTTTACGCTGCATGCGAAACAGGATTCGATTTCGGTACAGCTGTTTGGCGACAAGGGCGGCGCGGAGCTAGAGCCCGAGCTGCGCATCGTGACCGAGCGCCACGATACGATCATGAACATCACCCCTCAGGTCGATCATTTGTCCTTTGATTTTGTGCAGGCGTTCGGGCGTGAAATTGCCCATTTCGCCGACAGCTGCCGGGGCTTGAAGGAGACGCTCAGTCCAGTTGAGGACGGCGTTGAACTCATTAAAATGCTGACCGCGATCTATGAATCGGCGGCAATCGGCAAGGAAATTCACTTTTAG
- a CDS encoding DUF1294 domain-containing protein yields MAVALFTLYIAIINIAAFAMFGSDKAAARKNRRRIPEKRLFLVSAAGGSMGALIGMRIWRHKTKHASFTIGIPLLLLLNLALGALFVRSLL; encoded by the coding sequence ATGGCTGTTGCGCTGTTTACACTATATATTGCCATTATTAATATTGCCGCTTTTGCCATGTTCGGGAGCGACAAAGCGGCCGCACGCAAAAACCGCCGCCGCATCCCCGAGAAACGTCTGTTTCTCGTCAGTGCGGCCGGCGGTTCCATGGGTGCGTTAATCGGCATGCGGATTTGGCGCCACAAAACGAAGCATGCTTCGTTCACGATCGGCATTCCGCTGCTGCTCCTGCTCAACTTGGCGCTTGGAGCGCTGTTCGTACGAAGCTTGTTATAG
- the corA gene encoding magnesium/cobalt transporter CorA translates to MIRVMAMTKQQELLKDLKLADLETLDKEWYWVDFDNPDEYEIQLLDSYFHFHPLAIEDCLHLLQRPKVDHYGDIHFFVLHSIDPGTLHVNEVNVFLGPDFAVTFHFHPSFEIDDAWKHCPFPAEHAARGHLFAVYFVMDKLVDQYFPAVYELEDTLLDMEIGSGHLASQTDMNDIFNIRSRLLRLRKTVVPMRDLLYRIISMGEIPGMKELAAFFHDVYDHLLKQSETIEASREMTADLRDSFMSYNSNRMNLIMKTLTVITTIFMPLTFIAGIYGMNFVNMPELQWQWGYFAVLGVMLLVGFSMYAWFRRKGWFE, encoded by the coding sequence ATGATTCGAGTGATGGCGATGACGAAACAGCAGGAGCTGCTCAAAGATTTGAAGCTGGCGGATCTGGAGACGTTGGATAAGGAATGGTATTGGGTTGATTTCGACAACCCGGACGAATACGAAATTCAGCTGCTGGACAGCTATTTTCACTTTCATCCGCTGGCGATCGAGGACTGTCTTCATCTGCTGCAGCGGCCCAAAGTGGACCATTACGGGGATATCCATTTTTTCGTGCTTCATTCCATTGATCCCGGAACGCTCCATGTGAACGAAGTGAATGTGTTTCTCGGACCGGACTTTGCTGTGACGTTTCATTTTCATCCATCCTTTGAGATCGATGATGCATGGAAGCATTGTCCTTTTCCTGCCGAACATGCCGCCAGAGGGCATTTGTTTGCCGTTTATTTCGTCATGGACAAGCTTGTGGACCAATATTTTCCTGCCGTTTATGAGCTTGAGGATACGCTGCTCGATATGGAAATCGGGAGCGGCCATTTGGCGAGCCAGACGGATATGAACGATATTTTCAACATCCGGTCGCGTCTCCTCCGTCTTCGCAAAACCGTTGTGCCGATGCGCGATTTGCTGTACCGGATCATAAGCATGGGAGAGATTCCCGGCATGAAGGAACTGGCGGCTTTTTTCCATGACGTGTACGACCATCTGCTCAAGCAATCCGAAACGATCGAAGCGAGCCGCGAGATGACCGCCGATCTGCGCGACAGCTTCATGTCTTATAACTCCAACCGGATGAACCTGATCATGAAGACATTGACGGTCATCACGACAATCTTTATGCCGCTTACTTTTATTGCCGGTATTTACGGGATGAACTTTGTCAACATGCCGGAGCTGCAATGGCAGTGGGGTTATTTCGCAGTGCTCGGCGTTATGCTGCTGGTCGGGTTTTCCATGTATGCGTGGTTCCGCCGCAAGGGATGGTTTGAATGA
- a CDS encoding ABC transporter permease subunit: MTLYISATFKELTRKRVFLVTLILTFVFLVLFAFGVRELAGMAWQNRVSPAERLMNSMVLMVLGLFFAQFLASFFVLFSAMGTVTGEQENGLLLAVAARPIPRWKLYLAKWLGHAVWIAVYSTVLFVSVVWTIHSLGGFPVRAEELLRSFVLFLWMPLLLLTLTMLGSVYLPMLGNGIFAALLYGFALFSGLFEGVSSYGETHPALEKFVLLTGLLLPTDSVYRRSLYELMGGADWAGLALADMGPFSMPSVPSNAFLLYTVGYAAVLLLLGCRAFSRKDL; encoded by the coding sequence ATGACCTTATACATCTCCGCCACCTTCAAGGAGCTGACCCGCAAGCGGGTGTTCCTGGTCACGCTAATTCTGACCTTCGTCTTTCTGGTCCTGTTCGCCTTCGGGGTCCGGGAGCTGGCAGGCATGGCCTGGCAGAACCGGGTCTCCCCCGCCGAACGGCTGATGAACAGCATGGTGCTGATGGTGCTGGGGCTTTTTTTCGCACAATTCCTGGCGTCCTTCTTCGTGCTCTTCTCAGCCATGGGGACCGTCACGGGCGAACAGGAGAACGGTTTGCTGCTGGCCGTCGCCGCCCGCCCCATCCCCCGTTGGAAGCTCTATCTGGCCAAATGGCTGGGCCACGCCGTCTGGATCGCCGTGTACAGCACAGTCCTGTTCGTTTCCGTGGTCTGGACCATCCACAGCCTGGGCGGATTTCCCGTACGGGCGGAAGAACTGCTGCGAAGCTTCGTGCTGTTCCTCTGGATGCCGCTCCTTCTCCTCACGCTGACAATGCTGGGTTCCGTCTATTTGCCGATGCTCGGGAACGGGATCTTCGCCGCCCTTCTGTACGGGTTTGCCCTCTTCAGCGGGCTGTTCGAAGGGGTATCGAGCTATGGAGAGACACACCCCGCACTGGAAAAATTCGTCCTTCTGACCGGGCTGCTCCTGCCCACGGACTCGGTCTACCGAAGAAGCCTCTACGAGCTTATGGGGGGAGCGGATTGGGCCGGGTTGGCGCTGGCTGACATGGGTCCTTTTTCCATGCCGAGTGTTCCTTCGAATGCCTTCCTCCTTTATACGGTGGGGTATGCGGCGGTTCTGCTCTTGCTGGGGTGCCGGGCGTTCAGCCGGAAGGATCTGTAG
- a CDS encoding sugar phosphate isomerase/epimerase family protein: MNLSNKIGVIVDSFGIGVTEGLKKAKAVGAEGVQIYAVSGEMDPAALSPGKRKELREFIYGLGLEISALCGDLGGYGFQDRGANLAKVEKSKRILDLAVELGTPIVTTHIGIVPDDANGPIYAAMQEACDELGRYAKSMNAYFAIETGPEPAAHLKAFLDTLSTNGVSVNFDPANMVMVTGDDPVQGVRTLKDYIVHTHVKDGIRRRPIDPRKVYGFLGFEGNGLDHAAISEMASSGNAFEEVPLGEGAVDFSAYFAALQEIGYEGYLTIEREVGTKPEEDIRKAVEFIRAFR; encoded by the coding sequence ATGAATTTGTCCAATAAAATCGGCGTCATCGTAGACAGCTTCGGAATCGGCGTTACCGAGGGATTAAAGAAAGCGAAGGCGGTCGGCGCGGAAGGCGTTCAAATCTATGCCGTATCCGGAGAAATGGACCCGGCCGCTCTCTCCCCCGGCAAACGGAAAGAGCTGCGGGAGTTTATATACGGTCTCGGGCTTGAAATTTCGGCGCTGTGCGGCGACCTCGGCGGGTACGGATTCCAGGACCGGGGCGCCAATCTTGCCAAGGTGGAAAAGTCCAAGCGGATCCTCGATTTGGCGGTCGAGCTCGGAACGCCCATTGTGACGACGCATATCGGCATCGTTCCGGACGATGCAAACGGTCCGATTTATGCCGCGATGCAGGAAGCGTGCGATGAACTGGGACGATACGCCAAAAGCATGAACGCTTATTTTGCGATCGAAACCGGACCGGAGCCGGCCGCCCATCTGAAGGCGTTTCTCGACACGCTGAGCACGAACGGCGTATCGGTCAATTTCGATCCCGCCAATATGGTCATGGTGACGGGCGACGATCCGGTACAGGGCGTCCGCACGCTAAAAGACTATATCGTCCATACGCACGTCAAGGACGGCATCCGGCGCAGGCCGATCGATCCGCGCAAAGTGTACGGTTTTCTTGGCTTCGAAGGAAACGGCTTGGACCATGCGGCGATCTCCGAAATGGCTTCCTCGGGCAACGCGTTCGAAGAGGTTCCGCTCGGGGAAGGAGCAGTCGATTTCAGCGCTTATTTTGCCGCACTGCAGGAAATCGGATATGAAGGGTATTTGACGATCGAACGCGAGGTCGGCACGAAACCCGAGGAAGACATCCGCAAAGCGGTCGAATTCATCCGGGCATTCCGTTGA
- the hrpB gene encoding ATP-dependent helicase HrpB, giving the protein MKSLPIDGVLPQLLNALRERRNAVLVAQPGAGKTTRVPLALLKETWLAGQRIIMLEPRRLAARSAARYMAAELGEQPGGTVGYRVRMDTKVGPSTRIEVVTEGVLTRMLQEDPALEGVGAVLFDEYHERHLHSDLGLALCLQTQSLLRDDLRLLIMSATIEAEPVAELLGDAPVIESTGRQYPVETRYRPLGPGKRLEEGAAAAALEAVREGDVLVFLPGMAEMRRTDTELRRLGLPDGVKVAFLHGSLPLQAQDEAIAPCGPGERKIVLSTSIAESSLTVEGITAVVDSGRMRVPRFSPRTGMTRLETVAVSRASADQRRGRAGRLGPGICFRLWSQQQQLQLPASGTPELLEADLAPLTLELAVWGVHDPLELAWLDPPPQGAYAQARELLRSLGALDESGRVTPHGRRMAALGGHPRLAHMALASAPLGWGDAACELAALLGERDLLRGERSADIRLRLEALRAWTRGGAASGRTSEPGFAAAAAKTAAEARQWRRALAQQLGASGSAAVGGPATDASPASPASDAPDASIAPDVSAGFAAPVAHAASAASVAPAASRASASPGASAASAADAAAGADGSGASMARAASAEPPWGLLLALAYPDRIAQRRPDGRFLLANGRGAALAHLQPLSQAAYLAAAELDDSGTESRIDLAAPVSIEELEEAMETRFQTEETVEWDREAGAVRGRRRVKLGALVIREVPLHRMNPDEVADALLDGIRQEGIGLLPWSRGARQLQERIIAMHSVNGTYPDVSDEALSANVGQWLAPFVHGMKSREDLRRLPLTDALESMLDWPQRRELDEQMPTHITVPSGSRVPVDYSDPAAPAVAVRLQEMFGMRQTPRLGGGRLPLTLHLLSPARRPVQVTRDLESFWSSVYFEVKKDLKGRYPKHYWPDDPLSAIPTSRAKPRT; this is encoded by the coding sequence ATGAAATCACTGCCGATTGACGGCGTGCTGCCGCAGCTGCTGAATGCGCTCCGGGAGCGGCGCAATGCGGTGCTGGTGGCGCAGCCCGGCGCAGGCAAAACGACGCGGGTTCCGCTCGCGCTCCTTAAGGAAACGTGGCTTGCCGGACAGCGCATTATTATGCTGGAGCCGCGCCGGCTTGCGGCGCGCTCGGCCGCACGCTACATGGCCGCCGAGCTCGGCGAGCAGCCGGGAGGAACGGTCGGCTACCGGGTGAGAATGGATACGAAGGTCGGGCCGTCGACCCGCATCGAGGTCGTAACCGAAGGCGTGCTTACTCGGATGCTGCAGGAGGATCCCGCCCTTGAGGGCGTCGGAGCGGTGCTGTTCGACGAATACCATGAGCGCCATCTGCACAGCGACCTTGGGCTGGCGTTATGTTTGCAGACGCAATCGCTGCTGCGGGATGATCTGCGGCTGCTCATTATGTCGGCGACGATTGAAGCGGAGCCGGTTGCGGAGCTGCTCGGAGATGCCCCGGTTATTGAAAGCACTGGGCGGCAGTATCCGGTGGAAACGAGGTATAGGCCTCTCGGTCCGGGCAAAAGGCTGGAGGAGGGAGCTGCTGCAGCAGCTCTTGAAGCGGTGCGTGAAGGGGACGTGCTCGTGTTTCTGCCCGGAATGGCGGAGATGCGCCGTACCGATACCGAGCTGCGCCGGCTCGGTCTGCCGGATGGTGTGAAGGTAGCCTTTCTGCACGGCAGTCTGCCGCTGCAGGCGCAGGACGAAGCGATCGCCCCTTGCGGACCGGGAGAACGAAAAATCGTGCTGTCCACCTCGATCGCGGAATCGAGCTTGACGGTGGAAGGCATTACTGCGGTTGTGGACAGCGGGCGGATGCGCGTGCCCCGATTCTCGCCGCGCACCGGCATGACGAGGCTGGAGACGGTCGCCGTCTCGCGCGCATCGGCCGATCAGCGGCGGGGGCGCGCGGGAAGGCTCGGCCCGGGAATTTGCTTTCGGCTCTGGTCGCAGCAGCAGCAGCTGCAGCTGCCCGCATCCGGAACGCCTGAGCTGCTGGAGGCCGATCTTGCGCCGCTCACGCTGGAATTGGCGGTCTGGGGCGTGCACGATCCGCTCGAGCTGGCGTGGCTTGATCCGCCGCCGCAGGGCGCTTATGCGCAGGCGCGGGAGCTGCTGCGCTCGCTCGGCGCGCTGGACGAGAGCGGCCGCGTGACGCCGCACGGCCGCCGCATGGCCGCGCTTGGCGGGCATCCCCGCCTCGCGCACATGGCGCTCGCATCCGCGCCGCTCGGCTGGGGCGATGCCGCATGCGAGCTGGCCGCGCTGCTTGGCGAGCGCGATCTGCTGCGCGGCGAGCGCAGCGCGGACATCCGCCTGCGCCTGGAAGCGCTGCGCGCATGGACTCGCGGCGGCGCGGCCTCCGGCCGCACGAGCGAACCGGGCTTCGCCGCGGCCGCTGCGAAGACGGCGGCGGAGGCGCGGCAGTGGCGCAGGGCGCTCGCGCAGCAGCTCGGCGCCTCAGGCTCCGCTGCCGTCGGTGGCCCGGCCACCGACGCTTCCCCTGCATCCCCTGCATCTGATGCACCCGACGCATCCATCGCACCCGACGTCTCCGCGGGATTCGCTGCACCTGTCGCACACGCCGCATCGGCCGCATCTGTTGCTCCCGCCGCATCGCGTGCTTCTGCGTCACCAGGTGCATCCGCGGCATCCGCGGCAGATGCCGCCGCCGGCGCTGACGGCAGCGGCGCATCAATGGCCCGCGCTGCGTCCGCCGAGCCGCCTTGGGGCTTGCTGCTTGCGCTTGCCTATCCCGACCGTATCGCCCAGCGCAGGCCGGACGGACGCTTTTTGCTCGCGAACGGACGGGGGGCCGCGCTTGCGCACCTGCAGCCGCTCTCGCAGGCAGCATATCTCGCCGCTGCCGAGCTGGACGATTCCGGCACGGAAAGCCGGATCGACCTGGCCGCGCCGGTATCAATTGAAGAGCTGGAAGAAGCGATGGAGACAAGGTTTCAAACCGAAGAGACGGTTGAATGGGATCGTGAAGCCGGAGCGGTTCGAGGACGGAGGCGGGTGAAGCTGGGAGCGCTTGTTATACGCGAAGTGCCGCTGCATCGTATGAATCCGGACGAGGTCGCAGACGCACTTTTGGACGGAATACGCCAGGAAGGGATTGGGCTGCTGCCTTGGAGCCGGGGGGCAAGACAGCTTCAGGAGCGGATCATCGCCATGCACAGCGTGAACGGTACCTATCCGGATGTGTCGGATGAAGCTCTTTCTGCAAATGTGGGGCAATGGCTGGCGCCTTTCGTTCACGGGATGAAAAGCCGGGAAGATCTGCGCCGGCTGCCGCTGACGGATGCGCTTGAGTCGATGCTTGACTGGCCGCAGCGGAGGGAGCTTGACGAGCAGATGCCGACTCATATTACCGTGCCGAGCGGTTCGCGCGTGCCCGTAGATTACAGCGATCCGGCCGCGCCGGCGGTTGCGGTGCGGCTGCAGGAAATGTTCGGCATGAGGCAAACACCCCGGCTCGGCGGCGGACGCCTGCCGCTAACGCTTCACTTGCTGTCCCCGGCCCGCCGCCCGGTTCAAGTGACGCGGGATCTGGAAAGCTTCTGGAGCAGCGTCTATTTCGAAGTGAAAAAAGATTTAAAAGGTCGGTATCCGAAGCACTATTGGCCGGACGACCCGCTGTCAGCCATTCCGACCAGCCGCGCCAAGCCGAGGACATAA